Proteins from a single region of bacterium:
- a CDS encoding DUF1566 domain-containing protein — protein MKAFLSLAAAVLVLGAVGATAGEAQVHPVRWGEDQVPPQAVESARPSLVPAGGGIEFPDGSVQTTAARGRRPARVPRTGQTSCYDVLGAIVGCAPWIGLGQDGALQLGVTWPNPRFTKNGDGTVTDNVTRLIWLENAHCAPDPVDWEQALAFANSLADGSTGGQDSSDCGLSDSSVAGQWRLPNVRELQSLVHYGVGLPSVPNTSGIGQWVEGDPFSTVQFSSQYTGYWSSTSSTTSADRAWLVGMRTGNVSQRIKTIGFHVWPVRQNQKQLAPTAFGPPTPSLVLADGGIEFPDGSVQTTAAGRTWRRCGPWRECRAPAPVPRTGQTSCYDVSGAIVGCGTGIGRGQDGALQRGVAWPKPRFVKNGDGTVTDNLTRLIWLENADCAPAPMDWEEALAFSNSLADDSTVGYRESACGLSDGSVAGQWRLPNVRELQSLVHYGVGMPTVPNTAGTGQWVEGDPFSGVRSDAYWTSDSNAASATSSNFTWIVSMRIGGVSNGWKLSRFHVWPVRGGQ, from the coding sequence ATGAAAGCGTTTCTCAGCCTCGCGGCAGCCGTGTTGGTATTGGGTGCGGTCGGGGCGACCGCCGGCGAGGCACAGGTACACCCGGTGCGCTGGGGTGAGGATCAGGTCCCGCCTCAGGCTGTCGAATCAGCGAGACCGTCGCTGGTGCCGGCCGGCGGCGGCATCGAGTTCCCAGACGGTTCGGTCCAAACAACGGCGGCGCGGGGCCGTCGTCCAGCTCGGGTGCCGCGTACGGGGCAGACGAGCTGCTACGACGTCTTGGGTGCCATCGTCGGGTGCGCACCGTGGATCGGCCTGGGCCAAGACGGGGCTCTTCAGCTAGGCGTAACCTGGCCGAATCCACGGTTCACCAAGAACGGTGACGGCACGGTGACGGACAACGTAACGAGGTTGATCTGGCTGGAGAATGCGCATTGCGCCCCTGACCCAGTGGATTGGGAGCAGGCCTTGGCCTTCGCCAACTCTCTGGCCGATGGCTCGACCGGGGGTCAAGACAGCAGCGACTGTGGTCTCTCAGACAGCTCTGTGGCGGGTCAGTGGCGCTTGCCGAACGTACGGGAGCTACAGAGTCTGGTGCACTACGGGGTGGGCTTGCCTTCCGTACCGAACACTTCGGGTATCGGCCAGTGGGTCGAGGGCGATCCGTTCTCGACCGTGCAGTTCTCTAGCCAGTACACCGGGTACTGGTCGTCGACGTCTTCGACCACCAGCGCTGATCGCGCCTGGCTCGTAGGCATGAGGACGGGCAACGTCTCTCAAAGGATCAAAACCATCGGATTCCACGTCTGGCCGGTACGCCAGAATCAGAAACAGCTCGCGCCAACGGCTTTCGGACCACCGACGCCCTCGCTGGTGCTGGCCGATGGTGGCATCGAGTTTCCCGACGGTTCGGTACAGACAACGGCGGCGGGGCGTACATGGCGTCGGTGCGGACCATGGCGAGAGTGTAGGGCTCCGGCCCCGGTGCCGCGGACTGGGCAGACGAGCTGCTACGACGTTTCGGGTGCCATCGTCGGGTGCGGAACGGGGATCGGCCGGGGCCAGGACGGGGCTCTCCAGCGAGGGGTGGCCTGGCCAAAACCTCGGTTCGTCAAGAACGGTGACGGCACGGTGACGGACAACCTGACAAGGTTGATCTGGCTGGAGAATGCGGACTGCGCCCCTGCCCCAATGGACTGGGAGGAGGCGTTGGCCTTCTCCAACTCTCTGGCCGATGACTCGACCGTGGGTTACCGCGAGAGCGCCTGCGGTCTCTCAGACGGCTCGGTGGCTGGCCAGTGGCGCCTGCCGAACGTGCGGGAGCTGCAGAGTCTGGTGCATTACGGGGTGGGCATGCCTACCGTACCGAACACTGCGGGTACCGGCCAGTGGGTCGAGGGCGATCCGTTTTCGGGCGTGCGGTCCGACGCCTATTGGACGTCCGACTCGAATGCCGCCAGCGCCACCAGCTCCAACTTCACTTGGATCGTTAGCATGCGCATCGGCGGCGTCAGCAACGGCTGGAAGCTCAGCAGATTCCACGTCTGGCCGGTCCGTGGCGGACAGTGA
- a CDS encoding universal stress protein: protein MLKIRKILYPTDFSRCSKQALAHALFLARQHRAEFQMFHASVLHADDPNDPERDFPEADEILAKLFEIADAKMTALVAEQERRSLSIREFRVRCVSPGQAILDHAKEEDIDVIVMGTRGWRTGPFLGSVAEHVVRHAECPVLTLRETEEPRRLEKLEQILVPIDFSKHSREALCFGRELAATYGSHLQLVHVIEEPDWPKVYSGSEIWAVPETQHGWREESAKAMHELIAETPGSTVDFGTYVLDGRASNQIAEFAEKHSTDLIVIPTHGLTGFERLILGSTTERVVRLAKSPVFTVRSFGKSLLPGALAA from the coding sequence ATGCTCAAGATACGAAAGATCCTCTACCCGACTGATTTCTCGCGATGTTCGAAGCAGGCCCTGGCGCACGCCCTGTTTCTGGCTCGTCAGCACAGAGCCGAGTTCCAGATGTTCCACGCCTCCGTTCTACATGCGGACGACCCGAACGATCCCGAGCGCGACTTTCCGGAAGCCGACGAGATTCTCGCCAAGCTGTTCGAGATCGCTGACGCGAAAATGACTGCCCTGGTCGCCGAGCAGGAGCGGCGCTCCCTGAGCATTCGGGAGTTTCGGGTACGCTGCGTTTCACCGGGACAAGCCATCCTCGACCACGCCAAGGAGGAAGACATCGACGTGATCGTGATGGGCACTCGTGGCTGGCGAACCGGTCCATTTCTCGGCAGCGTCGCAGAGCATGTCGTGCGGCACGCCGAGTGCCCCGTGCTGACGCTGCGGGAGACCGAGGAGCCGCGAAGGCTCGAGAAGCTCGAACAGATCCTGGTACCGATCGACTTCTCCAAGCACTCACGCGAGGCGCTGTGCTTCGGACGCGAGCTGGCGGCTACCTACGGTTCGCATCTGCAGCTCGTCCATGTGATCGAAGAGCCCGATTGGCCCAAGGTCTACAGCGGCAGCGAAATCTGGGCGGTGCCCGAGACTCAACACGGCTGGCGCGAAGAGTCCGCAAAGGCAATGCACGAGCTGATCGCGGAAACACCCGGCTCGACCGTCGACTTCGGCACCTACGTGCTGGACGGACGGGCCTCCAACCAGATCGCGGAGTTCGCGGAGAAACACAGCACGGATTTGATCGTCATCCCCACCCACGGACTGACCGGATTCGAGCGGTTGATTCTCGGCAGCACCACCGAACGAGTGGTTCGACTCGCCAAGAGCCCGGTGTTCACGGTGCGCTCTTTCGGCAAATCGCTGCTGCCGGGCGCACTGGCGGCCTGA
- a CDS encoding IS110 family transposase: protein MERYIGIDVHRDSSTVCVLNAAGKRLQREVMETTGLALVGYVRKLTGTLHVCIEEGTWSEWLYEILLPHVAELVVYQNVWTPGAKSDAIDAHGLAEKLRIGRAGPGVFKAPQRYRKLREWARVYQGLTLDLTRAKNRLKSQFGRRGVRCGGASVYDPERRDAGLEQLPAVMRPTTKLLGHEVDGLSELKAEAAAGLLAESRRHRISKILETAPGIGPIRAALLIATVVTPHRFRSKRQFWSYCGFAVVTRSSADWLPTQGGWVKAQVVKTRGLNRNHNPMLKTIFKGAAITAINRSNPGRSLKEAYERLCETGTKPPMARITIARKIAATVRDVEERGGVSSRSLKTQLPTGIGRRLRPVDWCPVSWRQTVLRHEVTRDSISVLHGPEHGLQGTLARLCTLTEPNEEMALEALMQAWFICCETRTKLSSKPASRWSSPRPPSQDLGNRQVGLPSRRSISSGSSRPERCAT from the coding sequence ATGGAACGATACATCGGCATCGACGTCCACCGCGACAGCTCCACAGTCTGCGTGCTGAACGCCGCCGGCAAGCGACTCCAGCGCGAAGTCATGGAGACGACCGGCCTTGCGCTGGTGGGCTATGTGCGCAAGCTCACGGGAACGCTCCACGTCTGCATCGAAGAGGGCACCTGGAGCGAGTGGCTCTACGAGATCCTGTTGCCGCACGTGGCCGAGCTGGTCGTCTACCAGAACGTCTGGACGCCAGGAGCCAAGAGCGACGCGATCGATGCTCACGGCCTGGCCGAGAAGCTGCGCATCGGGCGGGCTGGGCCCGGAGTCTTCAAGGCTCCGCAGCGCTACCGGAAGCTACGCGAGTGGGCACGCGTCTACCAAGGGCTGACCCTGGACCTGACGCGCGCCAAGAACCGGCTCAAAAGCCAGTTCGGGCGCCGGGGAGTTCGCTGTGGCGGTGCGAGTGTCTACGATCCGGAGCGGCGCGACGCCGGGCTCGAGCAGCTGCCTGCCGTGATGCGGCCGACGACGAAGCTTCTAGGGCACGAGGTCGACGGCCTGAGCGAGCTCAAGGCCGAGGCCGCAGCGGGGCTTTTGGCCGAGTCACGCCGGCACCGGATCTCGAAAATCCTCGAGACGGCTCCCGGCATCGGACCGATCCGGGCGGCTCTGCTGATCGCCACGGTCGTGACACCGCACCGCTTTCGCTCCAAACGCCAGTTCTGGAGCTACTGCGGCTTCGCTGTGGTAACTCGATCCTCGGCCGACTGGCTTCCGACCCAAGGAGGTTGGGTCAAGGCCCAGGTGGTCAAGACCCGGGGCTTGAATCGCAATCACAACCCGATGCTCAAGACGATCTTCAAGGGTGCCGCCATCACGGCGATCAATCGATCCAATCCCGGCCGGTCTTTGAAGGAGGCCTACGAGCGGCTGTGCGAAACGGGCACCAAGCCACCGATGGCGAGGATCACGATCGCCCGCAAGATCGCCGCTACGGTGCGCGATGTGGAAGAACGAGGAGGTGTATCGAGTCGTAGCCTAAAGACGCAGCTTCCAACCGGAATCGGCCGACGGCTGCGACCGGTGGACTGGTGCCCGGTGTCGTGGCGCCAGACGGTTCTCCGGCACGAGGTTACGAGGGACAGCATCTCGGTTTTGCATGGCCCAGAGCACGGGCTCCAAGGCACCCTAGCAAGACTATGCACCCTCACCGAACCGAACGAAGAGATGGCCTTAGAGGCCCTGATGCAAGCATGGTTCATCTGCTGCGAGACCAGAACGAAGCTGTCTTCTAAACCGGCGAGTCGATGGAGCTCGCCACGACCACCAAGCCAAGACCTCGGTAACCGCCAGGTCGGTCTCCCATCGAGACGCTCGATCTCCAGTGGTTCGAGCAGGCCGGAGAGGTGTGCCACTTGA
- a CDS encoding tetratricopeptide repeat protein, which translates to MNRDRSSFAGRITVRFARIAHRPWLHLLLILLACAGTFANTLENSLQLDDAYRVASNPEVKRFWPPWRHFLDPRTSTSLPTLEQYRPLLPLSLSLNNELSDRLGIELLAGYHLGNLGIHLAVCWLVYLLFSELLLHWSGLDLGGRRLRGIALAGTLLFAIHPVSGVPVNYISARDLLLMMLFLTVALLVYLRMRRRGASVAGWTLALGLSALSILAKQNSVVMPLLVLLFELGPAKSRWRSPATWARPAAFALVMASYFAWTRLVLASSDLAMVTSPGRSSGIYLLTMLRLHLFHYARNVIWPFRRRPQPEVVEAGALFDPGVIAGLSFILASLFLVWRLRRRAPVASWSTLAYWVLFIPTSSLWPFYHLAVDYRQYPSLAFLCLALAIGLTVLLPARAFLVVLLLAVYLGISSYILNGIWRTEESFWAQSVRYGATPLGHMNYARSIQGRDPARAERHYLEALQRAPGHVYTHINLGMHYLATGRPVEGLAHARRAAEIAPGWAIAHHWLSKAYRHTGDIAGAQAESRIAADLDPRNLEYQYQAAYDLYDQGELEAMLLYLERVAERDPGHRLTLFLQGVALQQLGRWSEAEASYRRFLKFHPGYAQAWFNLAHGLMSAGRCDEAVAGFEEALRLDAADQSAAHHWLEFCQR; encoded by the coding sequence ATGAATCGAGACAGATCCTCTTTCGCGGGCCGCATCACCGTGAGGTTCGCCCGTATCGCCCACCGGCCCTGGCTCCACCTGCTGCTGATCTTGCTGGCTTGCGCCGGCACCTTCGCCAACACTCTCGAGAACTCGCTGCAGCTGGACGACGCGTACCGGGTGGCGAGTAACCCCGAGGTAAAGAGGTTCTGGCCGCCCTGGCGGCACTTTCTCGATCCCCGCACCAGCACCTCGCTGCCCACACTCGAGCAGTACCGGCCGCTCCTGCCGCTCAGCTTGTCGCTCAACAACGAGCTGAGCGACCGCCTGGGCATCGAGCTGTTGGCAGGGTATCACCTGGGTAATCTCGGCATCCATCTGGCGGTCTGCTGGCTGGTCTATCTGCTTTTCTCCGAGCTGTTGCTGCACTGGTCGGGACTCGATTTGGGGGGGCGGCGGCTGCGGGGGATCGCTCTGGCCGGTACGCTTCTTTTCGCCATCCACCCGGTCTCCGGGGTGCCGGTCAACTACATCAGTGCTCGCGATCTGCTGCTGATGATGCTCTTCCTCACCGTCGCCTTGCTGGTCTACCTGAGGATGCGGCGGCGGGGCGCGTCGGTCGCTGGCTGGACGCTGGCGCTGGGCCTGTCCGCCCTTTCGATTCTCGCCAAGCAGAACAGCGTCGTCATGCCATTGCTCGTGCTGCTGTTCGAACTCGGGCCGGCGAAGTCTCGCTGGCGCTCTCCTGCAACCTGGGCGCGGCCTGCGGCCTTCGCCCTGGTGATGGCCAGCTACTTCGCGTGGACCCGGTTGGTGCTCGCTTCCTCGGACCTGGCCATGGTCACCAGCCCAGGGCGCTCCTCCGGGATCTACCTCCTGACCATGCTACGGCTGCACCTCTTTCACTACGCGCGCAATGTTATCTGGCCTTTCCGGAGGCGCCCACAGCCGGAAGTCGTCGAGGCTGGGGCGCTCTTCGATCCAGGGGTCATCGCGGGTCTGTCCTTCATCCTCGCCAGCCTTTTTTTGGTCTGGCGCCTGCGCAGGCGAGCTCCGGTGGCGAGCTGGTCAACCCTCGCCTACTGGGTGCTGTTCATTCCGACCTCGTCGCTGTGGCCGTTCTACCACCTAGCGGTCGACTACCGCCAGTATCCGTCGCTCGCTTTCCTCTGTCTCGCTCTGGCGATCGGCCTGACGGTACTGCTGCCGGCGCGAGCCTTCTTGGTGGTGCTACTGCTAGCCGTCTATCTCGGCATCTCGTCATACATCCTGAACGGGATCTGGCGCACCGAGGAGAGCTTCTGGGCCCAAAGCGTACGCTACGGAGCGACACCTCTCGGTCACATGAACTACGCCCGCAGCATTCAGGGGCGGGACCCGGCGCGGGCCGAGCGGCACTATCTCGAGGCACTGCAGCGGGCGCCGGGCCATGTCTACACGCATATCAACTTGGGAATGCACTATCTCGCGACCGGACGGCCGGTCGAGGGGCTTGCGCACGCCCGACGGGCAGCGGAGATCGCACCCGGGTGGGCGATCGCGCACCACTGGTTGTCAAAGGCCTACAGACATACCGGCGACATCGCTGGCGCGCAGGCCGAAAGCCGCATCGCAGCTGACCTCGACCCACGCAACTTGGAGTACCAGTACCAGGCGGCTTACGACCTCTACGACCAAGGCGAGCTGGAGGCCATGCTGCTCTACCTCGAGCGTGTCGCCGAACGCGACCCAGGCCACCGGCTGACGTTGTTTCTCCAGGGGGTTGCCCTGCAACAGCTCGGCCGCTGGTCGGAGGCCGAAGCTAGCTACCGGCGATTCCTCAAGTTCCACCCCGGCTATGCCCAGGCGTGGTTCAACTTGGCCCACGGCTTGATGTCGGCGGGCCGCTGCGACGAGGCCGTCGCCGGGTTCGAGGAGGCGCTGCGCCTAGATGCGGCAGACCAAAGCGCCGCCCATCATTGGCTGGAGTTCTGCCAGCGCTAG